A region of Ornithodoros turicata isolate Travis chromosome 5, ASM3712646v1, whole genome shotgun sequence DNA encodes the following proteins:
- the LOC135394520 gene encoding rab proteins geranylgeranyltransferase component A 1-like encodes MSDDLPADHDVIVVGTGMPESIVAAAVARIGQRVLHLDKEAHYGGLWASYNFENLREWVFERQNPVQQGENLNAADTEALLKPGETFVQVPEHYASVTNAKEIINMPQVQPEAQEEESEPHAVLEPTEFSLDTTGEHPFLVPPASMNSQADSASSSVGDLLPTSSSSETGIFPAAVPQEHRLPDTSGTAMTTSNANHSGDSEPVQNAHQQTTEVQMPCPTTSASMGENNVSSQTSDSQTESQNVAGVCPCPNFIAGETSETQPSSTDEVLHEAATTEDASASETSSLDALHGSVPRPEDITENSQETREGAAEIGSAPSRSSVPAQKHEAHKEWSFDQFMQLTRKFNLDLAPKLLFSRGPMVELLISSNIARYAEFRALTRILTHHDGMLHQVPCSRADVFGCKQVQLVEKRMLMKFLKFCLEYHKHPEEYRGYEGRPFKEFLQSKQLTSTVEHYILHAIAMCEEDIPTLQGLKASQKFLESLGRYGNSPFLSSLFGSGELPQCFCRLCAVFGGIYHLQRGPGAIIRNAAGDCVAMVSNGRRFNFKWLVMESSYAPSAFKATEGVQSVSRAIVITNKSLYPAEKEQITLLRLPKGSAPSAVIVQELGPGMMVCPSGLFVIHLTCPSVSKTAEEDLMPAVELLFASASCKSEEQIKPKALYTLFFNCEDTTGQRINQNAPPGLIMVSTPGPHLDYEHAVQEAKDIFHTMYPNEEFLPRAPDPEEILIEYENNPGDHEPPIEAESEKDQEKKHEEPADRGDYAKSSSLEDSAANNNASGDFS; translated from the exons AATCCAGTGCAGCAGGGAGAGAACCTGAATGCAGCTGACACTGAAGCATTGCTAAAGCCTGGTGAAACATTTGTTCAGGTTCCTGAGCACTATGCATCCGTCACAAATGCGAAGGAGATCATTAACAT GCCACAGGTACAGCCTGAGGCACAGGAGGAAGAATCTGAACCACATGCAGTGCTGGAGCCTACAGAATTCAGTTTGGATACAACCGGTGAACACCCATTTCTTGTACCACCTGCATCCATGAATAGCCAGGCAGATAGTGCAAGCTCCTCTGTTGGAGATCTTCTGCCTACTTCCAGCTCCAGTGAGACTGGAATTTTTCCAGCTGCTGTTCCTCAAG AACACAGGCTGCCTGACACCAGTGGCACAGCAATGACAACTTCGAATGCAAACCACAGTGGCGACAGTGAACCAGTGCAAAATGCTCACCAACAAACCACGGAAGTGCAAATGCCTTGCCCAACAACTTCAGCTTCTATGGGCGAGAACAACGTATCTAGTCAAACATCAGATAGCCAAACAGAAAGTCAGAATGTGGCTGGAGTATGTCCTTGTCCCAACTTTATAGCAGGGGAGACTTCAGAAACCCAGCCAAGTTCCACTGATGAGGTACTCCACGAAGCTGCTACAACTGAAG ATGCAAGTGCCAGTGAAACAAGCTCCCTTGATGCACTTCACGGCAGTGTTCCTCGACCTGAAGACATTACAGAGAATTCTCAGGAGACACGTGAAGGAGCTGCAGAAATTGGGAGTGCTCCTTCAAGATCCTCTGTCCCTGCTCAAAAACACGAAGCGCACAAAGAGTGGTCATTTGACCAGTTCATGCAGCTTACGAGGAAATTCAACCTTGACTTGGCTCCCAAG TTGCTGTTCAGCAGAGGACCAATGGTGGAACTACTCATCTCCTCCAATATAGCTCGCTATGCAGAGTTCAGAGCTCTTACCAGGATCCTGACACATCATGATGGAATGCTGCACCAGGTTCCTTGCTCACGAGCTGATGTTTTCGGATGCAAACAGGTCCAATTGGTAGAAAAACGAATGCTCATGAAATTCTTAAAGTTCTGTCTTGAGTACCACAAGCACCCAGAAGAGTACAGAG GGTACGAGGGGAGGCCCTTCAAAGAGTTTCTGCAGTCTAAGCAGTTGACATCGACTGTCGAGCACTACATTCTTCACGCCATAGCCATGTGTGAAGAAGATATCCCCACACTGCAG GGTCTCAAGGCATCACAGAAGTTTTTGGAGTCTCTAGGAAGATACGGAAACAGTCCGTTCCTGTCTTCATTATTTGGAAGTGGAGAACTTCCACAATGCTTCTGCAG GTTATGTGCCGTTTTCGGGGGCATCTACCACCTTCAGCGAGGCCCTGGTGCTATCATACGTAATGCTGCAGGGGATTGTGTAGCAATGGTCTCCAACGGTCGTCGCTTCAATTTCAA ATGGCTAGTAATGGAATCAAGTTACGCACCTTCAGCCTTCAAAGCCACTGAAGGTGTGCAAAG TGTCTCCAGAGCAATTGTGATAACCAATAAGTCACTTTACCCTGCAGAGAAAGAGCAG ATCACCCTCCTACGGCTACCAAAAGGCAGTGCGCCGTCTGCAGTTATCGTCCAGGAGTTGGGACCTGGAATGATGGTGTGTCCCAGTGGACTTT TTGTGATCCACTTGACGTGTCCCAGTGTGAGCAAAACGGCTGAAGAAGATCTCATGCCTGCTGTGGAACTTTTGTTTGCAAGTGCATCTTGCAAAA GCGAAGAACAGATCAAACCAAAGGCACTGTACACCTTGTTCTTCAATTGTGAAGACACCACTGGTCAGCGTATCAACCAGAATGCGCCACCTGGCTTGATTATGGTTTCAACACCAGGGCCCCACTTGGACTATGAGCACGCCGTTCAAGAG GCCAAAGACATCTTTCACACCATGTATCCAAATGAAGAATTCCTGCCTCGAGCCCCTGACCCAGAAGAAATCCTCATCGAGTATGAGAACAACCCAGGTGATCATGAGCCTCCCATTGAAGCTGAAAGTGAGAAGGACCAAGAGAAGAAACACGAAGAGCCAGCAGATAGAGGAGACTATGCAAAATCTTCGAGTTTGGAAGACAGTGCTGCAAATAACAATGCTTCTGGTGACTTTTCGTGA